DNA from Streptomyces rishiriensis:
AGACGCAGGTGTCGCCGAGGCTCAGGGAGACCACCGGCGCCTCGGACTTCTCGTCGGCGTCACGGTGCATGCCCATACGGGCGTCGCCGTCGTAGAAGTTGATCAGCGCGATGTCGTACGCGGCTCCCCGGGCCGGCGCCGGTCCCAGTGCGTCGGCCACGGCGCGCCGGCCCAGCTCGCCCAGCCACGCGGGGAAGGGCTTGACGGGCGCGCCGTCGCCGTCACCGACCGTGCGGGCATAGGCGTACGGGTACCAGTGCCAGCCCAGGCAGACCTGGCGGGCGGTCATCGTGCCGCCGCCCGGCGTACGGACCGTGCGCAGGCCGGCCGGGGGACGGGCCCAGTCCCGGCAGGCG
Protein-coding regions in this window:
- a CDS encoding alpha-ketoglutarate-dependent dioxygenase AlkB family protein translates to MDSELFPRERAQVAPGAVHVPDWVDPAHQRELLRACRDWARPPAGLRTVRTPGGGTMTARQVCLGWHWYPYAYARTVGDGDGAPVKPFPAWLGELGRRAVADALGPAPARGAAYDIALINFYDGDARMGMHRDADEKSEAPVVSLSLGDTCVFRFGNPRTRTRPYTDVELRSGDLFVFGGPSRLAYHGVPRVLPGTAPAGLGLTGRLNITLRVSGFPDAT